GCCAAGGACACGGCGATACCGAACCCCCCGGCCCCCACCCCGCACGCCCCCCGGACGAGCCCCGCGCAGTCTCGTCCCCAGCACGCCGCCCACGCGGACCTCCGGCAGGCACCGGGCGACCCCCTGCCGGACGCCGCCCACGCCGGACTGCCGCACGCACCCGGCGACCTCGAGCCGGACTCCGCCCACGCGGAACCCCGGCGGGCACCCGGCGACCTCGAGCCGGACTCCGCCCCCACCGGACCCGCGCAGGCACCCGGCGACCGTGAGCCCGACGCCACCTGCGCCGGACTCCCCGAGGCACCCCCAGAGGCCGAAGCGGACCCGGTGGCCGACGAACCCACCGGTACCGAGCGCAGCGCCACCCTCGCCGCCGGGCTGACCGCCGAGCTGGCCCGGGAGGAGGCCGGCGTGGCCGGAAGCGGTGCGGCCGCCGCCGGCCAGAGCACCGAGCGCGCCCTGTGGGACGACGGCGGCCTGCCGCTCTTCCCGCTGCAACCCCCGCGCACCGCACGCGAGTTGCTCACCGAGCACGTCACCGCGATGGTGTGCTGCGCGGCCGTCGACACCGCCGGCGCGGTCCCCGCGCTGGACTGGCTGGACGGCCCCTCCCTGCTGGTCGGCGGCGAGCGGGCCGCCGACCTCACGCCCAAGGTGCTCAGCCTGATCGAGGAGGGAGATCCGGGCCCGCTGCGCGACTGGCTGGCCGCGTCCGGAATACGCCCCGAGAAGCCCGTACGGCTCGTCTGAAGCCCGGAGCCCCCGGAGCCCCTGAAGGCCCTGAGGCCCCTGGGCCCATGGAGCCCCTGGAGGCCCCGCGAGGCCCCAAGACCTGAGTCCCCGGAGCTCTGAGACTCCGAGGATGTCGAGGAGGCGGAGGCACCCCGGAGGTGCTCGAAACCGGCCGACGCGACAGGCCTCCCGCACTCACGCGAGCACCGTAGAAGGGGATCCCCGTCTTCCACTTCAGGTCAATTCGCAACGACTAGTGACCGAGCCCGTGCGTTATGTGATGTGCTGGGAGCGACCACGCACTTGGCAAGAGCGAGCGACATACGACAGCACGTCCGAGCAATGTGCGCACCACCGAGCACGGCGAGCACGGCGACCACCACCGAGACAGGACCACACGGGGGACGAGGGAGGGGAGCGATCATGGCCTCGGACCACATCCGCCGCTGGGAGTCCGGAGCACTCGCGCACGCCGTCACGGACCCCTTCGGCCAGGGCCCGGTGCCCTGGCTGCGCGGCAGCGAGACCTACTTCGACGACACCGGCCACGTCGTGCCCTGGTACGTCGACCCGAGCCCGCAGCCGCTCACCGGCGTCGGCCCCGCCCGTCCCGCCCCGCGCGTACCCGGCCCCCGCTCGGCCGACGACGTGCACCGCCAGATCAAGGGCTTCACCTCCACCGGCGCGGTCGCGCCCGGCGAGGCGATCGACTTCCACGTCACGGTCGACCCGCCGCAGGAGTTCAGCGTCGACATCTACCGGATCGGCCACTACGGCGGCGACGGCGCCGCGAAGATCACCACCAGCCCGCGGCTGTCCGGCATCGTCCAGCCTCCGCCGCTGACCGCCGACCGCACGGTCTCCTGCCACCACTGGTGGCTGTCCTGGCGCCTCCAGGTGCCCTCGCACTGGCCCATCGGCGCCTATGTGGCCGTCCTGACCACCGCCGACGGCTACCGCTCCCACGTGCCCTTCACGATCCGCGACGACCACCCGGCCGACCTGCTCCTGCTGCTGCCGGACATCACCTGGCAGGCGTACAACCTGTACCCGGAGGACGGCCGTACGGGCGCCAGCCTGTACCACGCCTGGGACGAGGAGGGCTGCCTCCTCGGCGAGGCCGACGCGGCGACGACGGTCTCCTTCGACCGCCCGTACGCGGGCGCGGGCCTGCCGCTGCACGTCGGGCACGCCTACGACTTCATCCGCTGGGCCGAGCGCTACGGCTACGACCTCGCCTACGCCGAGGCCCGCGATCTGCACGCCGGCCGTGTCGATCCCGGCCGCTACCGGGGCCTGGTCTTCCCCGGGCACGACGAGTACTGGTCGGTGCCGATGCGCCGGGCCGTGGAGGAGGCCCGCGACCGGGGCACCTCGCTGGTGTTCCTCTCCGCGAACACCATGTACTGGCAGGTGGAGCTGGGGCCGTCCCCGTCCGGTGTCCCGGACCGGCTGCTGACGTGCCGCAAGCGCAAGGGCCCCGGAAAGCCGGTGCTGTGGCGCGAGATCGACCGGCCCGAGCAGCAGCTGATCGGCATCCAGTACGCGGGCCGGGTGCCCGAGCCGCATCCGCTGATCGTCCGCAACGCCGACCACTGGCTGTGGGAGGCGACCGGCGCGCGCGAGGGCGACGAGATCCCCGGCCTGGTCGCGGGCGAGGCCGACCGGTACTTCCCGCGCACCCCGCTGCCCGTGCACGAGGAGCGCGTCCTGCTCGCCCACTCCCCCTACACCGACAGCGAAGGCGTCCTGCGCCACCAGGAGACCTCCCTGTACCGCGCCCCTTCCGGCGCCTGGGTCTTCGCCTCCGGCACCTTCGCCTGGTCCCCGGCCCTGGACCGCCCCGGCCATGTGGACACCCGTGTCCAGCGCGCCACGGCGAACCTCCTGGACCGCATCTGCAAACGCGACTGACAGCCGCCGCCATCGGTCACCCCGACCGGTCACCCCGACCGGCCATCCCGATCCCTCTCGCCGACCGTCCCGATCCCCCGACCGGCCGTCGCGAGACCCCTGGCCGGGACCCATCGCCCCCATAAGGGAGAATCGAGGCACTTGGACAGAACCACGGGGAGGAACCGTGTCCGGATTCGTAGAAAAGCCCGAGCCGATCCAGGTTCCGGGCCTGGTGCACCTGCACACCGGAAAGGTGCGC
This genomic interval from Streptomyces sp. NBC_00557 contains the following:
- a CDS encoding N,N-dimethylformamidase beta subunit family domain-containing protein, which gives rise to MASDHIRRWESGALAHAVTDPFGQGPVPWLRGSETYFDDTGHVVPWYVDPSPQPLTGVGPARPAPRVPGPRSADDVHRQIKGFTSTGAVAPGEAIDFHVTVDPPQEFSVDIYRIGHYGGDGAAKITTSPRLSGIVQPPPLTADRTVSCHHWWLSWRLQVPSHWPIGAYVAVLTTADGYRSHVPFTIRDDHPADLLLLLPDITWQAYNLYPEDGRTGASLYHAWDEEGCLLGEADAATTVSFDRPYAGAGLPLHVGHAYDFIRWAERYGYDLAYAEARDLHAGRVDPGRYRGLVFPGHDEYWSVPMRRAVEEARDRGTSLVFLSANTMYWQVELGPSPSGVPDRLLTCRKRKGPGKPVLWREIDRPEQQLIGIQYAGRVPEPHPLIVRNADHWLWEATGAREGDEIPGLVAGEADRYFPRTPLPVHEERVLLAHSPYTDSEGVLRHQETSLYRAPSGAWVFASGTFAWSPALDRPGHVDTRVQRATANLLDRICKRD